Proteins from one Ipomoea triloba cultivar NCNSP0323 chromosome 1, ASM357664v1 genomic window:
- the LOC116015697 gene encoding pentatricopeptide repeat-containing protein At3g18110, chloroplastic isoform X1, whose protein sequence is MACSAGVLSFATPLTPKSRRKSKVRQRPSTSSSLDCTASTSSSSTTSTEQDSSNKFSYSRASPSVRWPHLTFTDTQRFQSPPLTLTPIENDSGFEIEVNDESQEEEDLDGGRTMTRARSRTKAKKMTKLALKRDKDWRKRVQFLTDKILQLKSEEFVADVLDEKLVQMTPTDFCFVVKWVGKSSWQRALEIYEWLNLRHWYSPNARMLATILGVLGKANQQVLAVEIFTRAEPTIGNTVQVYNAMMGVYARNGQFTKVQELLDLMRKRGCDPDLVSFNTLINARLKSGPMTPDLAIELLDNVRSSGLRPDIITYNTLISACARESNLKEAVKVFSDMETHRCQPDLWTYNAMISVFGRCGLASEAEKIFKDLEFKGFYPDAVTYNSLLYAFAKEGNLEKVKETCEEMIKMGFGKDEMTYNTMLHMYGKKGQHDLALQLYREMKSLGRDPDVVTYTILIDSLGKTNKMTEAANVMSEMLNSGIKPTVKTYCALICGYAKAGRQTEAEEMFNCMTRSGIKPDRLAYSVMLDMHLRSNQTKKAMLLYHGMINDGYAPEFSIYESILKVLRKENDEEGIQKVIKDLEELCDLSPEGISSLLVKGECYSLAAKMLKLSITQGYKLDKDNLLSILGAYSSSGNHSEAIELLNFVKEHVEESQKFLSEAMIVMLCKANQLTAALDEYFKSSNYSSHNGSFAVFEYLIKCCEADERFAEASQIFSDMRVSGLELSQDVYRTMANIYVMMGFPETGHYLVNQAETHGIPIDDISIYVGLIEAYGKLKLLEKAEDVVASLKRRCNVVDRKAWNALVQAYAVSGLYEKARAVFNRMMRDGPSPTVDTINSLMQALIVDDRLNELYVVIQELQDMGFKISKSTIILMLDAFAKAGNIFEVKKIYHGMKAAGYFPTMHLYRVMIGLLSRAKRVTDVEGMLSEMEELGFKPDLSVWNSMLKLYTKIEDFKKTVYVYQRIQEAGLKPDAETYNTLIIMYCRDRCPERGFSLMQEMLQQGLNPEMDTYKSLIAAFCKELMVEQAEELFECLKSEGHKLDRSFYHLMMKMYRSSGNSSKAEQLIVKMEESGIQPSTATMHLLMTSYGSSGHPREADEVLNNLKSTGATLSTLPYGSVIDSYLKNGDYNIGVQKLKDMIEEGPEPDHRIWTCFTRAASLCDHISEAKILLTAVADAGFDLPLRLLTEQSESLVLETDQYLEQIASKEDDAAFNFVNALEDLLWAFEQRATASWIFQLAIKKSIYRHDVFRVADKDWGADFRKLSAGAALVGLTLWLDHMQDASLEGFPESPKSIVLITGTAEYNKVSLNSTLKAYLWEMGSPFLPCKTRTGILIAKGHSLRMWLKDSPFCLDLELKNRTTLSETNSMHLIEGCFVRRGLVPAYKDITERLGLVPPKKFSRLALLPDEKRERVITADIEGRKGKLAKSNKTGITRKKKITDFRKKRLLRRTHP, encoded by the exons ATGGCGTGCAGTGCAGGCGTGTTGAGCTTTGCTACGCCGCTAACGCCAAAATCAAGACGAAAATCCAAGGTACGCCAAAGGCCctctacttcttcttctttggatTGCACAGCTtcgacttcttcttcttctactacaAGTACCGAGCAAGATTCCAGCAACAAATTTAGTTATAGTAGAGCTTCTCCGTCTGTGAGATGGCCACACTTGACATTCACCGATACCCAACGCTTCCAGTCTCCTCCACTGACACTGACCCCAATTGAAAATGATTCCGGTTTTGAGATAGAGGTGAATGATGAGAGCCAGGAGGAGGAGGATTTGGATGGGGGCAGGACTATGACTAGGGCTAGGAGTAGGACTAAGGCTAAGAAAATGACGAAATTGGCGCTGAAGAGGGACAAAGATTGGCGAAAGAGGGTTCAATTTTTGACCGATAAGATTTTGCAGTTGAAATCCGAGGAGTTTGTGGCCGATGTTTTGGATGAGAAGTTGGTGCAGATGACCCCTACTGATTTCTGCTTTGTGGTGAAGTGGGTTGGGAAATCTAGCTGGCAAAGGGCATTGGAGATTTACGAGTGGCTTAACCTTCGCCACTGGTATTCTCCCAATGCTAGAATGCTGGCTACAATACTGGGCGTGCTTGGGAAGGCCAACCAGCAAGTGTTGGCCGTAGAAATCTTTACTAGGGCAGAGCCAACTATTGGTAACACTGTGCAGGTGTATAATGCAATGATGGGTGTTTATGCTCGAAACGGCCAATTCACTAAAGTTCAAGAATTGCTTGATTTAATGCGCAAGCGAGGTTGTGATCCTGACCTTGTGAGTTTTAATACTCTCATAAATGCCCGCCTCAAATCGGGGCCTATGACACCAGATTTGGCAATTGAACTTTTAGATAATGTTAGGAGTTCAGGGCTTCGCCCTGACATAATAACATATAACACTCTTATAAGTGCTTGTGCGCGTGAGTCAAACTTGAAGGAAGCTGTAAAAGTTTTCAGTGATATGGAAACTCATAGATGTCAGCCTGATTTGTGGACGTATAATGCTATGATTTCAGTTTTTGGAAGATGTGGTCTGGCTAGTGAAGCTGAAAAGATTTTTAAGGATCTGGAGTTCAAAGGGTTTTATCCGGATGCAGTGACGTATAATTCGCTGCTCTATGCATTTGCAAAAGAAGGAAACCTTGAAAAGGTTAAGGAAACCTGTGAAGAAATGATAAAGATGGGGTTTGGAAAGGATGAGATGACTTATAACACCATGCTGCACATGTATGGAAAGAAGGGCCAGCATGATTTGGCTCTGCAACTTTACCGAGAGATGAAGTCTTTGGGCCGAGATCCTGATGTAGTTACATACACTATTCTTATTGACTCGCTAGGGAAAACAAATAAGATGACAGAAGCTGCAAATGTGATGTCAGAGATGTTAAATTCTGGGATTAAGCCAACTGTGAAAACGTATTGTGCTTTAATCTGTGGTTATGCAAAAGCTGGGAGACAAACGGAGGCGGAAGAGATGTTCAATTGCATGACACGTTCTGGTATCAAACCAGATCGCTTGGCATACTCTGTTATGCTGGACATGCATTTAAGGTCTAATCAGACCAAGAAGGCAATGTTGTTATATCATGGCATGATAAATGATGGATATGCTCCTGAATTTTCCATATATGAGTCCATCCTAAAAGTattgagaaaagaaaatgatgaagaaGGTATTCAAAAAGTGATCAAGGACTTGGAAGAACTGTGTGATTTGAGTCCAGAAGGCATTTCATCTCTACTTgtcaagggggagtgttatagtCTTGCAGCCAAAATGTTGAAGTTATCCATAACTCAAGGTTATAAACTAGACAAAGACAATTTGTTGTCTATTCTGGGAGCTTATAGTTCATCTGGCAATCATTCAGAGGCTATAGAGTTACTAAATTTTGTGAAAGAGCATGTAGAAGAATCCCAGAAGTTTCTAAGTGAAGCAATGATTGTCATGCTCTGCAAAGCTAACCAATTGACTGCTGCTTTGGATGAGTACTTCAAAAGTAGCAACTACAGTTCACACAATGGTAGTTTTGCAGTGTTTGAGTACCTCATTAAGTGTTGCGAGGCAGATGAACGATTTGCTGAGGCTTCTCAAATATTTTCTGACATGAGAGTTAGTGGGCTGGAACTTTCTCAGGATGTTTACAGAACCATGGCTAATATCTATGTGATGATGGGTTTCCCAGAGACAGGTCATTATTTGGTCAATCAGGCAGAAACACATGGCATTCCTATTGATGATATTTCCATTTATGTTGGTCTAATTGAGGCTTATGGGAAATTGAAGCTACTGGAAAAGGCTGAAGATGTTGTGGCTAGTCTGAAGCGGAGGTGTAATGTTGTGGATCGCAAGGCTTGGAATGCATTAGTACAAGCTTATGCTGTAAGTGGCTTGTATGAGAAAGCAAGAGCAGTTTTCAACAGAATGATGAGAGATGGTCCCTCTCCTACAGTGGATACCATCAATAGTCTCATGCAAGCATTGATTGTTGATGACAGATTAAATGAGCTATATGTTGTGATACAGGAACTACAAGATATGGGTTTTAAAATTAGTAAGAGTACCATCATTTTGATGCTTGATGCATTTGCAAAGGCGGGGAACATATTTGAAGTAAAGAAAATATACCATGGAATGAAGGCTGCTGGGTATTTTCCTACCATGCATCTTTACAGAGTGATGATTGGGTTATTGTCCAGGGCAAAACGAGTTACAGACGTTGAGGGCATGCTTTCTGAGATGGAGGAATTAGGATTCAAACCTGACCTTTCAGTGTGGAATTCTATGCTCAAGTTATATACTAAAATTGAAGATTTCAAGAAGACAGTTTATGTATACCAACGAATTCAAGAAGCTGGACTCAAACCAGATGCAGAAACTTACAACACTTTGATAATTATGTACTGTAGAGATCGTTGTCCAGAGCGAGGGTTTTCACTTATGCAAGAAATGCTACAGCAAGGTTTGAATCCTGAGATGGACACTTACAAAAGCCTCATCGCTGCATTTTGTAAAGAGCTGATGGTGGAACAAGCTGAGGAGCTCTTTGAATGCCTGAAGTCAGAAGGTCATAAACTTGATCGCTCTTTCTATCACTTAATGATGAAAATGTATAGAAGCTCTGGTAATTCTTCTAAAGCTGAACAGTTAATAGTGAAGATGGAGGAATCAGGAATTCAACCTTCCACTGCAACAATGCATTTGCTGATGACTTCTTATGGCAGCTCAGGACATCCTAGAGAAGCAGACGAAGTGTTGAATAATTTGAAGTCAACTGGTGCAACTCTGAGTACATTACCATATGGTTCAGTTATTGATTCTTATCTTAAGAATGGAGACTACAATATTGGCGTTCAAAAGCTTAAAGACATGATTGAAGAAGGTCCAGAGCCAGATCACCGGATATGGACCTGCTTCACTCGAGCAGCTAGTTTATGTGATCATATTAGTGAAgccaaaattttattaactgCTGTTGCAGATGCTGGTTTTGATCTTCCTTTAAG gcTTCTGACCGAGCAGTCGGAATCACTAGTTTTGGAGACTGATCAATACCTTGAGCAAATTGCATCTAAAGAAGATGATGCAGCATTTAACTTTGTCAATGCTTTGGAAGACCTATTATGGGCTTTTGAACAACGAGCCACTGCTTCATGGATATTTCAGTTAGCAATTAAGAAGAGCATCTATCGTCATGATGTGTTCAG GGTGGCTGACAAGGATTGGGGGGCTGATTTCAGAAAGCTATCTGCTGGAGCTGCTTTGGTTGGTCTAACTTTATGGCTTGACCACATGCAG GATGCTTCGCTGGAAGGTTTCCCTGAATCCCCAAAATCTATTGTACTAATCACTGGTACTGCAGAATACAACAAGGTTTCTTTGAACAGTACATTGAAGGCATACCTTTGGGAGATGGGCTCTCCATTCCTCCCTTGTAAAACCCGAACAGGAATTCTGATAGCCAAAGGTCATTCCTTACGGATGTGGCTGAAGGACTCACCATTTTGTTTGGATCTTGAGTTGAAAAATAGAACTACTCTGTCTGAGACAAATTCGATGCACCTTATTGAAGGATGTTTTGTAAGACGTGGACTTGTTCCAGCATATAAGGACATAACTGAGCGGCTTGGGTTGGTACCCCCTAAGAAGTTTTCAAGGCTTGCTTTACTGCCagatgagaaaagagagagagttaTTACAGCAGACATTGAAGGGCGAAAAGGAAAATTAGCGAAGTCTAATAAAACTGGGATAACGAGAAAGAAGAAAATCACAGACTTTAGGAAGAAAAGGCTTCTTAGGAGGACTCATCCATGA
- the LOC116015697 gene encoding pentatricopeptide repeat-containing protein At3g18110, chloroplastic isoform X2, with translation MACSAGVLSFATPLTPKSRRKSKVRQRPSTSSSLDCTASTSSSSTTSTEQDSSNKFSYSRASPSVRWPHLTFTDTQRFQSPPLTLTPIENDSGFEIEVNDESQEEEDLDGGRTMTRARSRTKAKKMTKLALKRDKDWRKRVQFLTDKILQLKSEEFVADVLDEKLVQMTPTDFCFVVKWVGKSSWQRALEIYEWLNLRHWYSPNARMLATILGVLGKANQQVLAVEIFTRAEPTIGNTVQVYNAMMGVYARNGQFTKVQELLDLMRKRGCDPDLVSFNTLINARLKSGPMTPDLAIELLDNVRSSGLRPDIITYNTLISACARESNLKEAVKVFSDMETHRCQPDLWTYNAMISVFGRCGLASEAEKIFKDLEFKGFYPDAVTYNSLLYAFAKEGNLEKVKETCEEMIKMGFGKDEMTYNTMLHMYGKKGQHDLALQLYREMKSLGRDPDVVTYTILIDSLGKTNKMTEAANVMSEMLNSGIKPTVKTYCALICGYAKAGRQTEAEEMFNCMTRSGIKPDRLAYSVMLDMHLRSNQTKKAMLLYHGMINDGYAPEFSIYESILKVLRKENDEEGIQKVIKDLEELCDLSPEGISSLLVKGECYSLAAKMLKLSITQGYKLDKDNLLSILGAYSSSGNHSEAIELLNFVKEHVEESQKFLSEAMIVMLCKANQLTAALDEYFKSSNYSSHNGSFAVFEYLIKCCEADERFAEASQIFSDMRVSGLELSQDVYRTMANIYVMMGFPETGHYLVNQAETHGIPIDDISIYVGLIEAYGKLKLLEKAEDVVASLKRRCNVVDRKAWNALVQAYAVSGLYEKARAVFNRMMRDGPSPTVDTINSLMQALIVDDRLNELYVVIQELQDMGFKISKSTIILMLDAFAKAGNIFEVKKIYHGMKAAGYFPTMHLYRVMIGLLSRAKRVTDVEGMLSEMEELGFKPDLSVWNSMLKLYTKIEDFKKTVYVYQRIQEAGLKPDAETYNTLIIMYCRDRCPERGFSLMQEMLQQGLNPEMDTYKSLIAAFCKELMVEQAEELFECLKSEGHKLDRSFYHLMMKMYRSSGNSSKAEQLIVKMEESGIQPSTATMHLLMTSYGSSGHPREADEVLNNLKSTGATLSTLPYGSVIDSYLKNGDYNIGVQKLKDMIEEGPEPDHRIWTCFTRAASLCDHISEAKILLTAVADAGFDLPLRLLTEQSESLVLETDQYLEQIASKEDDAAFNFVNALEDLLWAFEQRATASWIFQLAIKKSIYRHDVFRVADKDWGADFRKLSAGAALVGLTLWLDHMQNILDVGVSLTGCDLY, from the exons ATGGCGTGCAGTGCAGGCGTGTTGAGCTTTGCTACGCCGCTAACGCCAAAATCAAGACGAAAATCCAAGGTACGCCAAAGGCCctctacttcttcttctttggatTGCACAGCTtcgacttcttcttcttctactacaAGTACCGAGCAAGATTCCAGCAACAAATTTAGTTATAGTAGAGCTTCTCCGTCTGTGAGATGGCCACACTTGACATTCACCGATACCCAACGCTTCCAGTCTCCTCCACTGACACTGACCCCAATTGAAAATGATTCCGGTTTTGAGATAGAGGTGAATGATGAGAGCCAGGAGGAGGAGGATTTGGATGGGGGCAGGACTATGACTAGGGCTAGGAGTAGGACTAAGGCTAAGAAAATGACGAAATTGGCGCTGAAGAGGGACAAAGATTGGCGAAAGAGGGTTCAATTTTTGACCGATAAGATTTTGCAGTTGAAATCCGAGGAGTTTGTGGCCGATGTTTTGGATGAGAAGTTGGTGCAGATGACCCCTACTGATTTCTGCTTTGTGGTGAAGTGGGTTGGGAAATCTAGCTGGCAAAGGGCATTGGAGATTTACGAGTGGCTTAACCTTCGCCACTGGTATTCTCCCAATGCTAGAATGCTGGCTACAATACTGGGCGTGCTTGGGAAGGCCAACCAGCAAGTGTTGGCCGTAGAAATCTTTACTAGGGCAGAGCCAACTATTGGTAACACTGTGCAGGTGTATAATGCAATGATGGGTGTTTATGCTCGAAACGGCCAATTCACTAAAGTTCAAGAATTGCTTGATTTAATGCGCAAGCGAGGTTGTGATCCTGACCTTGTGAGTTTTAATACTCTCATAAATGCCCGCCTCAAATCGGGGCCTATGACACCAGATTTGGCAATTGAACTTTTAGATAATGTTAGGAGTTCAGGGCTTCGCCCTGACATAATAACATATAACACTCTTATAAGTGCTTGTGCGCGTGAGTCAAACTTGAAGGAAGCTGTAAAAGTTTTCAGTGATATGGAAACTCATAGATGTCAGCCTGATTTGTGGACGTATAATGCTATGATTTCAGTTTTTGGAAGATGTGGTCTGGCTAGTGAAGCTGAAAAGATTTTTAAGGATCTGGAGTTCAAAGGGTTTTATCCGGATGCAGTGACGTATAATTCGCTGCTCTATGCATTTGCAAAAGAAGGAAACCTTGAAAAGGTTAAGGAAACCTGTGAAGAAATGATAAAGATGGGGTTTGGAAAGGATGAGATGACTTATAACACCATGCTGCACATGTATGGAAAGAAGGGCCAGCATGATTTGGCTCTGCAACTTTACCGAGAGATGAAGTCTTTGGGCCGAGATCCTGATGTAGTTACATACACTATTCTTATTGACTCGCTAGGGAAAACAAATAAGATGACAGAAGCTGCAAATGTGATGTCAGAGATGTTAAATTCTGGGATTAAGCCAACTGTGAAAACGTATTGTGCTTTAATCTGTGGTTATGCAAAAGCTGGGAGACAAACGGAGGCGGAAGAGATGTTCAATTGCATGACACGTTCTGGTATCAAACCAGATCGCTTGGCATACTCTGTTATGCTGGACATGCATTTAAGGTCTAATCAGACCAAGAAGGCAATGTTGTTATATCATGGCATGATAAATGATGGATATGCTCCTGAATTTTCCATATATGAGTCCATCCTAAAAGTattgagaaaagaaaatgatgaagaaGGTATTCAAAAAGTGATCAAGGACTTGGAAGAACTGTGTGATTTGAGTCCAGAAGGCATTTCATCTCTACTTgtcaagggggagtgttatagtCTTGCAGCCAAAATGTTGAAGTTATCCATAACTCAAGGTTATAAACTAGACAAAGACAATTTGTTGTCTATTCTGGGAGCTTATAGTTCATCTGGCAATCATTCAGAGGCTATAGAGTTACTAAATTTTGTGAAAGAGCATGTAGAAGAATCCCAGAAGTTTCTAAGTGAAGCAATGATTGTCATGCTCTGCAAAGCTAACCAATTGACTGCTGCTTTGGATGAGTACTTCAAAAGTAGCAACTACAGTTCACACAATGGTAGTTTTGCAGTGTTTGAGTACCTCATTAAGTGTTGCGAGGCAGATGAACGATTTGCTGAGGCTTCTCAAATATTTTCTGACATGAGAGTTAGTGGGCTGGAACTTTCTCAGGATGTTTACAGAACCATGGCTAATATCTATGTGATGATGGGTTTCCCAGAGACAGGTCATTATTTGGTCAATCAGGCAGAAACACATGGCATTCCTATTGATGATATTTCCATTTATGTTGGTCTAATTGAGGCTTATGGGAAATTGAAGCTACTGGAAAAGGCTGAAGATGTTGTGGCTAGTCTGAAGCGGAGGTGTAATGTTGTGGATCGCAAGGCTTGGAATGCATTAGTACAAGCTTATGCTGTAAGTGGCTTGTATGAGAAAGCAAGAGCAGTTTTCAACAGAATGATGAGAGATGGTCCCTCTCCTACAGTGGATACCATCAATAGTCTCATGCAAGCATTGATTGTTGATGACAGATTAAATGAGCTATATGTTGTGATACAGGAACTACAAGATATGGGTTTTAAAATTAGTAAGAGTACCATCATTTTGATGCTTGATGCATTTGCAAAGGCGGGGAACATATTTGAAGTAAAGAAAATATACCATGGAATGAAGGCTGCTGGGTATTTTCCTACCATGCATCTTTACAGAGTGATGATTGGGTTATTGTCCAGGGCAAAACGAGTTACAGACGTTGAGGGCATGCTTTCTGAGATGGAGGAATTAGGATTCAAACCTGACCTTTCAGTGTGGAATTCTATGCTCAAGTTATATACTAAAATTGAAGATTTCAAGAAGACAGTTTATGTATACCAACGAATTCAAGAAGCTGGACTCAAACCAGATGCAGAAACTTACAACACTTTGATAATTATGTACTGTAGAGATCGTTGTCCAGAGCGAGGGTTTTCACTTATGCAAGAAATGCTACAGCAAGGTTTGAATCCTGAGATGGACACTTACAAAAGCCTCATCGCTGCATTTTGTAAAGAGCTGATGGTGGAACAAGCTGAGGAGCTCTTTGAATGCCTGAAGTCAGAAGGTCATAAACTTGATCGCTCTTTCTATCACTTAATGATGAAAATGTATAGAAGCTCTGGTAATTCTTCTAAAGCTGAACAGTTAATAGTGAAGATGGAGGAATCAGGAATTCAACCTTCCACTGCAACAATGCATTTGCTGATGACTTCTTATGGCAGCTCAGGACATCCTAGAGAAGCAGACGAAGTGTTGAATAATTTGAAGTCAACTGGTGCAACTCTGAGTACATTACCATATGGTTCAGTTATTGATTCTTATCTTAAGAATGGAGACTACAATATTGGCGTTCAAAAGCTTAAAGACATGATTGAAGAAGGTCCAGAGCCAGATCACCGGATATGGACCTGCTTCACTCGAGCAGCTAGTTTATGTGATCATATTAGTGAAgccaaaattttattaactgCTGTTGCAGATGCTGGTTTTGATCTTCCTTTAAG gcTTCTGACCGAGCAGTCGGAATCACTAGTTTTGGAGACTGATCAATACCTTGAGCAAATTGCATCTAAAGAAGATGATGCAGCATTTAACTTTGTCAATGCTTTGGAAGACCTATTATGGGCTTTTGAACAACGAGCCACTGCTTCATGGATATTTCAGTTAGCAATTAAGAAGAGCATCTATCGTCATGATGTGTTCAG GGTGGCTGACAAGGATTGGGGGGCTGATTTCAGAAAGCTATCTGCTGGAGCTGCTTTGGTTGGTCTAACTTTATGGCTTGACCACATGCAG AATATACTTGATGTAGGAGTGTCTCTCACCGGATGTGACCTTTATTAG